One Glandiceps talaboti chromosome 2, keGlaTala1.1, whole genome shotgun sequence genomic region harbors:
- the LOC144453577 gene encoding neuroendocrine convertase 2-like isoform X1, with amino-acid sequence MVEASRLPVCLLVCFAVCIVHVYSAKIYSNDFIVELLKNGADDDPRHIALRNGFIYKRSIRNLPHLHHFVHENVPQHRRKRSIDYIDALESDPAVARVVQQEGFIRRKRGFKDLKRSKRPAIVEESSKDKINPYSEYNDALFEKQWYLKNTGQADGKAGLDLNVLEAWRQGVTGKDVVIAIMDDGIDYMHPDIAPNYHAEASYDFSSDDDYPYPRFTPDWFNSHGTRCAGEVSAVANNSVCVVGVAYHSKVAGIRMLDQPFMTDLIESSSMGHMPQVIDIYSASWGPQDDGKTVDGPREQTLKAIADGVNDGRGGLGSIYVWASGDGGAADDCNCDGYASSMWTISINSAINDGRTALYDESCSSTLASTFSNGRNRHPEAGVATTDLYGKCTLQHSGTSAAAPEAAGVFALALEANRNLTWRDMQHLTVLTSKRNQLYDEVHQWRSNGVGLEFNHLFGFGVLDAGAIVKEAKNWETVPERFHCTGASYKEKTAIPSNENDEKLRLVLNTDACDGQENSVRFLEHVQGVISLRSTRRGDVTINMTSPVGTTSILLSTRPNDDDSEEGFDEWPFMTTHNWGEDPRGEWILEVGMSGAPIHDGVLFEWTLVLHGTQTSPDWLAHYTAEMNANKGNGVVVVDDSQDEENDADDVNIGNDISQDHGQPETTELEDFDELKEGDDSDEVDTEEQENEIYDETDAEEDIDNVNDDDQEEDEEEKEEEEMKEEEEEEENVEDEYSFIGYYPDESPYEELPALTEDNGEYDGPISSERYLAQSLYEALQEQGKYGEDMDDVVGEILDELVKEQVAGGDIEEQIGKALQLAMNSKSRDSEKYEGYWDRY; translated from the exons ATGGTTGAAGCCTCCAGATTGCCAGTGTGTTTACTGGTGTGTTTTGCCGTGTGTATAGTCCATGTCTATTCtgcaaaaatatacagtaaTGATTTCATAGTAGAGTTGTTGAAGAACGGTGCGGATGACGACCCGAGACATATAGCTTTAAGAAATGGATTTATTTATAAACGATCG ATTCGTAATCTGCCCCATCTTCATCATTTTGTACATGAAAACGTTCCACAACATCGAAGAAAACGAAGTATAGATTACATTGATGCACTGGAATCAGATCCTGCG GTTGCAAGGGTCGTACAACAAGAAGGATTTATCCGCAGGAAAAGAGGTTTTAAAGATTTAAAAAGAAGCAAAAGACCGGCTATAGTTGAGGAATCCTCAAAAGACAAGATTAATCCATATAGTGAATATAATGACGCACTGTTTGAAAAACAGTGGTATTtg AAAAATACAGGCCAGGCTGACGGCAAGGCCGGTTTAGATTTAAATGTTTTAGAAGCATGGAGACAAGGCGTTACAGGGAAAGACGTTGTCATAGCGATCATGGATGATG GTATAGATTATATGCATCCAGATATCGCACCAAATTATCATGCTGAAGCAAGCTACGACTTTAGCAGTGACGATGATTACCCGTATCCTAGGTTTACACCAGACTGGTTCAATAG CCATGGTACTCGGTGTGCGGGTGAAGTTTCAGCCGTTGCAAATAACTCAGTATGTGTAGTGGGAGTTGCCTACCACTCTAAGGTTGCCG GTATACGTATGTTGGATCAACCGTTCATGACAGATCTCATTGAATCGTCATCCATGGGTCATATGCCACAGGTCATCGACATTTACAGTGCCAGCTGGGGACCTCAAGATGACGGTAAAACAGTTGATGGCCCACGTGAACAGACCTTAAAAGCAATAGCCGATGGCGTCAACGAC GGCCGCGGAGGGCTCGGTAGTATCTACGTGTGGGCTTCAGGAGATGGCGGAGCTGCAGATGATTGCAACTGTGATGGCTATGCTTCCAGTATGTGGACTATCTCTATCAACAGCGCCATCAACGATGGTCGTACCGCTCTTTATGATGAATCGTGTTCCTCCACCCTAGCATCTACTTTCAGCAATGGAAGAAACAGACATCCTGAAGCTGGCGTG GCGACTACAGATCTGTATGGCAAATGTACTCTACAGCACTCTGGTACATCGGCAGCCGCACCTGAGGCAGCTGGTGTCTTTGCCCTAGCTCTCGAGGCCAA TCGTAACCTAACTTGGCGGGATATGCAGCATCTTACGGTTCTGACATCCAAACGTAACCAGCTGTACGATGAAGTCCACCAATGGCGTTCCAACGGCGTAGGATTAGAGTTCAATCATTTGTTTGGCTTCGGCGTCTTGGATGCTGGAGCGATAGTCAAGGAAGCAAAGAATTGGGAGACCGTCCCTGAAAGATTCCACTGCACTGGAGCCAGTTACAAAGAGAAAAC AGCCATTCCTTCcaatgaaaatgatgaaaaattgcGTCTGGTGCTGAACACTGATGCCTGTGATGGCCAGGAGAATTCCGTTCGTTTCCTCGAACACGTTCAAGGTGTGATCAGTTTACGGAGTACCAGGAGAGGTGACGTCACAATCAATATGACATCACCCGTCGGGACGACCAGTATCCTCCTCAGTACTCGACCAAATGATGATGACTCCGAAGAAGGATTTGATGAGTGGCCCTTCATGACAACTCACAACTGGGGTGAGGACCCGCGTGGAGAATGGATTCTCGAGGTTGGCATGTCGGGAGCTCCGATTCATGATGGTGTTCTCTTCGAATGGACTCTGGTCCTACACGGAACCCAGACATCACCGGACTGGTTGGCTCATTACACTGCAGAAATGAATGCAAATAAGGGGAAtggtgtagtagtagtagatgACAGCCAAGATGAGGAAAACGATGCAGATGATGTAAACATTGGTAATGACATATCCCAAGACCACGGGCAGCCAGAAACAACCGAACTTGAAGATTTCGACGAACTCAAGGAGGGTGATGACAGTGATGAGGTTGACACAGAAGAACAGGAAAACGAAATCTATGATGAAACAGATGCTGAAGAAGACATAGATAACGTCAATGATGATGATCAGGAGGAGGATGAGGAGGAGAAGGAGGAAGAGGAGATGAAGGAGgaagaagaggaggaggagaatGTCGAAGACGAATATTCTTTTATTGGATATTACCCCGATGAGTCTCCCTACGAGGAACTACCCGCCCTGACAGAGGATAACGGCGAATATGACGGACCTATCTCCAGTGAACGCTACTTGGCACAATCCCTGTACGAGGCACTGCAAGAACAGGGTAAATACGGTGAAGATATGGATGACGTGGTCGGCGAAATTCTAGATGAGTTGGTCAAAGAACAAGTAGCTGGAGGAGATATAGAGGAACAAATTGGTAAAGCTCTGCAGTTGGCCATGAACAGCAAAAGCCGTGACTCGGAAAAGTATGAGGGGTATTGGGACCGGTactaa
- the LOC144453577 gene encoding neuroendocrine convertase 2-like isoform X2, with translation MVEASRLPVCLLVCFAVCIVHVYSAKIYSNDFIVELLKNGADDDPRHIALRNGFIYKRSIRNLPHLHHFVHENVPQHRRKRSIDYIDALESDPAVARVVQQEGFIRRKRGFKDLKRSKRPAIVEESSKDKINPYSEYNDALFEKQWYLKNTGQADGKAGLDLNVLEAWRQGVTGKDVVIAIMDDGIDYMHPDIAPNYHAEASYDFSSDDDYPYPRFTPDWFNSHGTRCAGEVSAVANNSVCVVGVAYHSKVAGIRMLDQPFMTDLIESSSMGHMPQVIDIYSASWGPQDDGKTVDGPREQTLKAIADGVNDGRGGLGSIYVWASGDGGAADDCNCDGYASSMWTISINSAINDGRTALYDESCSSTLASTFSNGRNRHPEAGVATTDLYGKCTLQHSGTSAAAPEAAGVFALALEANRNLTWRDMQHLTVLTSKRNQLYDEVHQWRSNGVGLEFNHLFGFGVLDAGAIVKEAKNWETVPERFHCTGASYKEKTAIPSNENDEKLRLVLNTDACDGQENSVRFLEHVQGVISLRSTRRGDVTINMTSPVGTTSILLSTRPNDDDSEEGFDEWPFMTTHNWGEDPRGEWILEVGMSGAPIHDGVLFEWTLVLHGTQTSPDWLAHYTAEMNANKGNGVVVVDDSQDEENDADDVNIGNDISQDHGQPETTELEDFDELKEGDDSDEEKEEEEMKEEEEEEENVEDEYSFIGYYPDESPYEELPALTEDNGEYDGPISSERYLAQSLYEALQEQGKYGEDMDDVVGEILDELVKEQVAGGDIEEQIGKALQLAMNSKSRDSEKYEGYWDRY, from the exons ATGGTTGAAGCCTCCAGATTGCCAGTGTGTTTACTGGTGTGTTTTGCCGTGTGTATAGTCCATGTCTATTCtgcaaaaatatacagtaaTGATTTCATAGTAGAGTTGTTGAAGAACGGTGCGGATGACGACCCGAGACATATAGCTTTAAGAAATGGATTTATTTATAAACGATCG ATTCGTAATCTGCCCCATCTTCATCATTTTGTACATGAAAACGTTCCACAACATCGAAGAAAACGAAGTATAGATTACATTGATGCACTGGAATCAGATCCTGCG GTTGCAAGGGTCGTACAACAAGAAGGATTTATCCGCAGGAAAAGAGGTTTTAAAGATTTAAAAAGAAGCAAAAGACCGGCTATAGTTGAGGAATCCTCAAAAGACAAGATTAATCCATATAGTGAATATAATGACGCACTGTTTGAAAAACAGTGGTATTtg AAAAATACAGGCCAGGCTGACGGCAAGGCCGGTTTAGATTTAAATGTTTTAGAAGCATGGAGACAAGGCGTTACAGGGAAAGACGTTGTCATAGCGATCATGGATGATG GTATAGATTATATGCATCCAGATATCGCACCAAATTATCATGCTGAAGCAAGCTACGACTTTAGCAGTGACGATGATTACCCGTATCCTAGGTTTACACCAGACTGGTTCAATAG CCATGGTACTCGGTGTGCGGGTGAAGTTTCAGCCGTTGCAAATAACTCAGTATGTGTAGTGGGAGTTGCCTACCACTCTAAGGTTGCCG GTATACGTATGTTGGATCAACCGTTCATGACAGATCTCATTGAATCGTCATCCATGGGTCATATGCCACAGGTCATCGACATTTACAGTGCCAGCTGGGGACCTCAAGATGACGGTAAAACAGTTGATGGCCCACGTGAACAGACCTTAAAAGCAATAGCCGATGGCGTCAACGAC GGCCGCGGAGGGCTCGGTAGTATCTACGTGTGGGCTTCAGGAGATGGCGGAGCTGCAGATGATTGCAACTGTGATGGCTATGCTTCCAGTATGTGGACTATCTCTATCAACAGCGCCATCAACGATGGTCGTACCGCTCTTTATGATGAATCGTGTTCCTCCACCCTAGCATCTACTTTCAGCAATGGAAGAAACAGACATCCTGAAGCTGGCGTG GCGACTACAGATCTGTATGGCAAATGTACTCTACAGCACTCTGGTACATCGGCAGCCGCACCTGAGGCAGCTGGTGTCTTTGCCCTAGCTCTCGAGGCCAA TCGTAACCTAACTTGGCGGGATATGCAGCATCTTACGGTTCTGACATCCAAACGTAACCAGCTGTACGATGAAGTCCACCAATGGCGTTCCAACGGCGTAGGATTAGAGTTCAATCATTTGTTTGGCTTCGGCGTCTTGGATGCTGGAGCGATAGTCAAGGAAGCAAAGAATTGGGAGACCGTCCCTGAAAGATTCCACTGCACTGGAGCCAGTTACAAAGAGAAAAC AGCCATTCCTTCcaatgaaaatgatgaaaaattgcGTCTGGTGCTGAACACTGATGCCTGTGATGGCCAGGAGAATTCCGTTCGTTTCCTCGAACACGTTCAAGGTGTGATCAGTTTACGGAGTACCAGGAGAGGTGACGTCACAATCAATATGACATCACCCGTCGGGACGACCAGTATCCTCCTCAGTACTCGACCAAATGATGATGACTCCGAAGAAGGATTTGATGAGTGGCCCTTCATGACAACTCACAACTGGGGTGAGGACCCGCGTGGAGAATGGATTCTCGAGGTTGGCATGTCGGGAGCTCCGATTCATGATGGTGTTCTCTTCGAATGGACTCTGGTCCTACACGGAACCCAGACATCACCGGACTGGTTGGCTCATTACACTGCAGAAATGAATGCAAATAAGGGGAAtggtgtagtagtagtagatgACAGCCAAGATGAGGAAAACGATGCAGATGATGTAAACATTGGTAATGACATATCCCAAGACCACGGGCAGCCAGAAACAACCGAACTTGAAGATTTCGACGAACTCAAGGAGGGTGATGACAGTGATGAG GAGAAGGAGGAAGAGGAGATGAAGGAGgaagaagaggaggaggagaatGTCGAAGACGAATATTCTTTTATTGGATATTACCCCGATGAGTCTCCCTACGAGGAACTACCCGCCCTGACAGAGGATAACGGCGAATATGACGGACCTATCTCCAGTGAACGCTACTTGGCACAATCCCTGTACGAGGCACTGCAAGAACAGGGTAAATACGGTGAAGATATGGATGACGTGGTCGGCGAAATTCTAGATGAGTTGGTCAAAGAACAAGTAGCTGGAGGAGATATAGAGGAACAAATTGGTAAAGCTCTGCAGTTGGCCATGAACAGCAAAAGCCGTGACTCGGAAAAGTATGAGGGGTATTGGGACCGGTactaa